From the genome of Oncorhynchus masou masou isolate Uvic2021 chromosome 15, UVic_Omas_1.1, whole genome shotgun sequence:
TCTATTGTGACATTGTTGCAGCTAGACATTTGTTTTGGTAAAATTATGATAGTGTATTTACTGCACTGGCAATTTCTCTCTATTATTTATTTCATGCAtggtcctcttctccctctcccactcctttctTTCGTCTGTGACAGACAGCTTGAATGTCCTACAAAAAGCaataaagccccccccccccccattttaatGGCTCTAAACATTGGCTTGGATTCGACCCCAAACAGCAATAATATCACAAATGATTGAGACATAAATAGATTCAGAATGGCAATCGTGTCAATCACTCTTCAGTGACATGATAAATTGTATTTGTTAAGGGTTATTTGCGGTGACATTGAGCGATTGAACGCGGCTTTGATGCTCTTATGTGATAATTGCCACAGGTGTTTAGAGACATTTAAACCGCGATGGCGACAGGAAGAGAACAAAGCTATTGCTGTGTGCTGTTAGGACAATTCAGACAAAAAGAAGGAcagaagagggaaagagggatctATAAGGGAAAATAGTGGTTTAAAGAAAGACCATTGTTGGATGTCAGTACACTTTTGGGATACAGAGCTGTTGGTTCATAGTTGGTCACTATGAGTTTTTGAATATGAACAAATATGACCCCAGGATAACACAGAAGAGCTTCAATACACACTCCAAGTTCCCATCCTTCTGTCATATTGTCAAAATGCATTAGTTTATTACTATGATCCACTCAAAATGGATTGTTATGGTTTTTAATCACGATATACACACTCCTATTAGCTTAGTGATACAGCATCAATGTGATGATGTAATGATACTCGTGTCTGCCTGTGTTTCAATGGAAGGTTCTCCAATACAACAGCAGAGAGCAACACTAGACCAGTACCAGCTGCTCAACCAGGTAGGCCACAGAACTACAGtgtctccctgttctctctctctctctccattttcccATACTAAGACTGAGCTGTTCCTCTCCTTTGCTATGCAGAGACATGTTTACTATTCACTCCCACTCTCATAACAACACTCGTCTTGTCTCCCATAGCTAGAAGATGTGTGCTCATCCTACCTTTCTGCAGACCTGCCATTTCGGGTGAGTAAGACTAGAATAATGAAATGTTCATATGAAAGCACGGAAGAGAATGGATGAATGTTCAATGTTTTCTTTCTCTGAACCTCTCTCATATTTTCAAGTTCAGGATCAATTCCAATTATGATGAAATTTAAAATAGTCAATAACAGGCTTGAAATGAAAATGCTGTGACAACCGTATCAGACTATTGCGCTCACCTCTTCCCCCCTGCTCTCTGGTTGCTACCCTAGATACCCAATGTTTTAGGAGAACTCTGTGTGTTGATGCCTGTACAGAAGTCTAAGGTATTCCACCATTCATGTTCCAGCATAGTAGCTCAAACAAAAATTATATCacaaatataaatacacacattgTGGTTTATCCTACTGTGCGAGCACAACACAGTTGCATGTATATTCAGATTTGCAGTGTTTAATCATTCTCGAGTAAATTTAGTTTTATTTCATTGTCATTGCAGAAAGGATGGGACAATCCTAGTAAAAGGGTAAGTGCGGCATCTGTTTCATCCGTCTATTGAAAAGTGTTCACTAAGGGTAACTAATATCAATGCAATCAACATCCAACCTTTTGACAATTTTTATTTGTGCGTGTATGTGTTTGCTTGCATATACAGTTTTTATTTCATTATGTTAAGCAACAAGGTGCTGGCTTAACAGAGGAGGCGGTAAGTTGGGTTAAAACTCAATTTCACTGTGCACTGCTTTGCGGCTTGACACGAAGGCACATTGCATTTTCATTTTATTATCTGTTACTTGTACTGTGTTTTTAGTATTGCATTACCTTTTTCATTCCATAACGTGAATTTTTATCTTGAAAAAGTGTTAGGTTTTAGCTTAGTTTTTATTTCCGGAGTAAACCAAATATTTAGAGTTATGAATTGCAGACACTTTGCTGCATATCACATTACCACAGCTTTCACGTTCTCAAAATGCATGCCAGCTCACACAAACGTACATTCTATAGCTGCCCAGCTTGCGAACTTCGCAAGAGTTGTCCTCCAAGGAGACAGGCCCATAGGTTTCTGGTATAAGAAATACCATAGTTTTCCCATCCCTGGTATGAAAAAGGTTGAAGGAAAACACTGCTCCACCTGCCATAGTGCTTCCCTTCCCCTTGTCTCTTGCTCTGCATGCAAGATGTACACTTTCTTAAACTATTTTAGGTGTGGCATGTGTCCACACAGAGGTGTCATGCCCATAGGGGTCAGATTTGtccagttttttgttgttgtttctctatAATACTACTAGTCACCTGGCAATTGTATGAAGTTGGTTTTATCCCAGATACACTAcatcaccaaaagtatgtggccacctgctcgtcgaacatctcattccaaaatcatgggccttaatatggagttggttcccccttggCTGCTTCCACTTTTCTGGGAGgtttttccactagatgttggaacattgccccagggacttgcttccattcagccacgagcattagtgaggtcgggcactgatgttgggcgattaggcctggctagcagtcggtgttccaattcatcccaaaggtgtttgatgggattgaggtcaggaccctgtgcaggccagtcaagttcttccataccgatctcgacaaaccatttctgtatggatctcgctttgtacacatgggcattgtcatgctgaaacaggacagggccttccctaaactgttgccacaaagttgtaagCCCAGAATCATtcagaatgtaattgtatgctgtagcgttaagatttcccttcactggaactaaggggcctagtccgaaccatgaaaaacagccccagattattaatcctcctccaccaaactttacacttggcactatgcattctaGCAGGTAGTGTTcgcctggcatccgccaaacccagattcgtccatcggactgctaGATGGTTAAGCGTGattgatcatttaaaaaaatgcatttctactgctccggagtccaatggtggcaagctttacaccactccagctgacacttggcattgcgcatggtgatcttaggcttgtgtgctgctgcttgGCCATAGAAACCCAGTTCCTTAAAAATATGATCCAAAGTGGTCATTTCAGGCAGCGCCGATAGGGATATTTAAGGCCATCCAAAAGCTGGTTTAGCGGGTAATGGCATTATTTTGACAGTGGAAACACAGCCTATACAGCCGTGACTCACACTACCCATATGTGCATGGAACAACAGTAGCCTAATGTGCTTTTGATGCCTCTATACTTTGCATTTagaaacagattttttttctcccattttgttttatttgattaaaaACCAAGCACAGCCTCCCCTCTCAATTAAGGCTTTTTTTGTTTGCCCAATGCAATTATGAAGTAGTCAAGACTGTCAATAAAGTGGTTGGCTCCTGAGACCGCTTGGAAATAAATCTTAAtcaccaaagctttattaaaatatcaagtttgagaggagtaaaacagtgaGCTGACGTTCCCTTTTTATCTATGAATTGTAGGCAGGCCCACATTATTTTAGCCATGCAGGTCCGGTTTTGGACGTGCGTAAAACCCCCTCcatgatgtaggctacgtgtcCATGCCCATGGTGAACCTCATATTTAGAAGTTATCTGGTCTGTAAAAATGGCTTGTTTTCCGTTTCGTATGTTCAAAACCTACTATAACGTAGACTTTTTTTATCCTGGTGATTTTAACAACATTTATTTGTTGTTTCAAAAAAACAGATTGTTATTCTTTCAATTTTATTACCACAACTTATTAGAATGATTCAACTTCTTGGTTTTATGGTGACAAAGTCCGTGTCACGCTTGCAATGTAACTTCTGGAGGTGTGTGAACGCTACCTGATCTTTAAAATGGTTCTGATTATGTTCATAAAACATAGGACTATTTGGGAGCAGTGTAACGGTGAGTTGACCGTCTCCCTTTCTATTTATATTGGATCAAAGTCCAGCAACTGTGAAAAGTTTGGAGGCGCATAAACCCTGCATAGTCTGCGTTGTTTTAATATTATATGCCCACGGGGGGAAATGATGGTGCCTTTTAAGTGTAACATAGCctatttaaaacaagttgtttTGTTTAAAATTTGATTAGACTTATTCCTTCTCTTTTTAGGCCTTATCAATAAATAATTTAATCTTGTTTATTGATAATGTTTGGCatgtccatgctcagccataatgcaatttacagtaggtctggcccctatatcagtgtgaatgctattGAAGCCATGCAATTACCAGCCAGCAAGTGTGCTGATAATTGTGATAGTGAAAATGGAACAAATATTTCTGACACCCCCCTGAACGTATAGCACTACCGCATGCGCTTAGAtttaccattgtgttaggtttgttaaaatagagcccttAGTTTCTTTTAAAAAATTCCCCAgccaggaggatacagacagctgaagaggtatgcttagatatgcatTTTGTTTATGATATAGAATTAAGCATAAGGATTATGCAGGAAAAaggtgtttgaaaaatgctaaATTCTCTAATTTACGGATGGGGGGCCTAGCCCCTCTACAGACCACCACTAGCTATTCTGACATACTTTGTGCCCCCTCACATTTTTGGGGTGCGTGACACACCTGTTTACACATTAGTGTATCCTGTCTTGTTTGCATGAGAATTGGAATTACTCATTTCACCCTCACTTCCGCTGTCATCAGAATAACTGACGTGGGGGAACATCATTAGTGTAAATTAGATAAACAGAAAGTACAATGAAGGGAGTAATTTTCTGCCCTGTCTGAATAATTCATGGAAGGCTGTATTTTTAAGTGCCAACCATTTTCATCTCAAGTCTCCAAGTCATTGTAATGGCACCGAAATGACATCCTCTATTTCCTGTGATGGCTTCATTAATTCATTTAGGATATAGCTCTGTTTACAGTCACAGGGCAGAGATTGGCTTTGCAAAGTTCATCCTTAGAGGATGTTAGCACAGTAAAATCAAGTTGAGTTGACAAAATGTAAACCAGATAACAATCGAAATATGATGTCTTTCCTAGACATTGTGATTACGCCATGAAAATGCATATTTAACTGATTGTAATCGGTTATCTGACATCACTTCAATTCCGTCATAATGACATCCCACACCAAATGTTGTCCAATGTTACCTACGCATGACGCTGGTACATTACATTAGCAGAGAAGGTATAGCACTTCAGTGTCCTGGCATGGCCTGCATGTGGAGAGCGTGCTGTCACTATGTGATGTGTCGATCTAAACATGCAGAGTCTCAGAGTCTGCAAATGAACACAGGGTTGTACTGAGGACTGTGTGTgtacgtacagttgaagttggaagtttacatacacttaggttggagtctttaaaacttgtttttcaaccactccacaaatttcaaaactatagttttggcaagtcggttaggacatctactttgtgcatgacacaagtaattttccaacaattgtttacagacagattatttcacttctaaatcactgtgtcacaattccagtgggtcagaagtttacatacactaagttgactgtgcctttaaacaacttggaaaattccagaaaatgtcatggctttagaagcttccgataggctaattgacatcatttgagtcaattggaggtgtacctgtggatttatttcaaggcctaccgtcaaactcagttcctctttgcttgacatcatgggaaaatcaaaagaaatcatccaagacctccaagagtctggttcatccttggagcaatttccaaacacctgaaggtatcatgttcatctgtacaaacaatagtacacaagtataaacaccattggaccgcGCAGCcattataccgctcaggaaggagacatgttctgtctcctagagatgaacgtactttggtgcgaaaagtcctaatcaaccccagaacaacagcaaaggcccttgtgaagatgctggaggaaacaggtacaaaagtatctatatccacagtaaaacgagtattttatatcgacataacctgaaaggcaaggaagaagccactgctacaaaaccaccataaaaaagccagactacgcttttcaactgcacatggggacaaagatcatactttttggagaaatgtcctctggtctgatgaaacaaaaatagaactgtttggccataatgaccatagttatgtttggaggaaaaaggggatgcttgcaagctgaagaacaccatcccaaccgtgaagcacgggggtggcagcatcatgttgtgggggtgctttgctgcaggagggactggtgcacttcacaaaatagatggcatcatgaggaaagaatatgtggataattatgtggatatattgaagaaacatctcaagacatcagtcaggaagttaaagcttggttgaaaatggatcttccaaatggacaatgaccccaagcatacttccaaagttgtggcaaaatggctttaaggacaacaaagtcaaggtattggagtggccatcacaaagccctgccctcaatcctatagaaaatatgtttgCAAaactttaaatgtgtgtgtgagcaaggaggccaacaaacctgactcagttacaccagctctgtctggaggaatgggccaaaattcccccaacttattgtgggaagcttgtggaaggttacccaaagtgtttgacccaagttaaacaatttaaaggcaatgctaccaaatactaattgagtgtatgtaaacttctgacccactgggaatgtgatgaaagaaataaaagctgaaatcaatcattctctctactattattctgacatttcacattcttaaaataaagtggtgatcctaactgacctaagacatgcaatttttactaggatgaaatgtcagggattgtgaaaaactgagtttaaatgtatttggctaaggtttatgtaaacttctgacatcaaatgtatgtgtgtgtgtcagtgttgccCAATTCCGAATTGAATTGAGAATGCATCAAATTCCAATTAAATTCTGGAATTTGAATTGAGGTAGTAAACAGGATACAAAATTTCAATTTGAATATGAATGAAAGTAAATATaattcaattaaattaaattcaaatgcctattctattctatattaggtatagtcaaatcaaagtttattgttcacatacacagatttgcagatgttatcgctggtgcagtgaaatgcttgtgtttcacCGCTTGTGGTTCAAGCAATTCattgcacctgcgataacatctgcaaatcgagctccaacagtgcaataacACCTAGCAAACAATTACAAAATAAGTTATCTatgatgagccatgactagaatacaatGCATATAAAGTGGAagaaacagtatgtaaacattattaattaatgaattaattattattaaacattattcaagtgaccagtgttcaatgactatgtacatatggcagcagtctaaggtgcaGAGTAAAGTACCTGGTAGTCTATACAAATATACATATTGAACATAAAACATGTCATTATATACATGCATAAAAGATATTGTTGAAACGATTGATTTCAGGACAAACTCTTAAAAGAACGATCAAGGAAAGCAACCTGTTTATGAATAttcatatattcattatatttcatTAATCACTTACATTTTTCAGTTCACTTACACTTTTCTAAGCACTAATGTTAAAAGAGTATATGAACATTCCAGAGAAAATTGATATTTATTGTTATCTGGAAGTGTGACCAGTCAGATTCAATGAAACTCATTTTCTATGACTGATtggaatttatttgaattgcatTGAATTAACTTCTACTTTCTGTCACTCAAATTCTACATCCTGTAgggtgtggccaattcaattagAATTTCAACTCATGAGTGGAATGGGAGTCAATTCAAAAATTCTGTGGGTGACTGCCCTCGCACGGATGTGCTCGTGCACATGGGTGCATCCACTGAAGCATGCATTCATACTTGTGTCTGTGTGGATGGgatgttagggtgtgtgtgtgtgtgtgtgtgtgtgtatgtatatatggaCTCTTCTCTGCAGCCCCCAgccctctgtctctatgtccgGGCAGTTGTTCATGTttcttcatgtctgtctgtatgtggaTGTTTTGTGGATGTGTCAGTCCCCTGTGATGCACCCTCTCCTGCAGCTAGTTCCTCAACTCCATAccagacgagagagaggagaggagtttgtATTCCGCGTATGTACACTCTGCATGTTCCGTTTTACATCTACTCTGCACCTGTCACTTCTTTGGAGAGGAAATCTCTCAGTAATCTCTTAGACTCGCATATAACAAAGCCACCACAATTTGCAGTGCTTTGTTATAGTGTGATACTAATCGTCGAATTAAAGATATTGTGAGCATCCTTTGCTTTTATTTAATTGGGTGAGCTAAAACTCTTGATGTTCCCTTTGCAGTCAATTTGGGGCATCTGGAGGCAATTCTCTTTTCACTTAGCCAATGTATACAGGATTTGTCATTTTTCCAGTGTGTTGTCCTATTATGAGACTGTTTCATTGTGCGTATTGAGGCTACCTTTTTTACACACATATTGCCACTCTCTGTTCTCGTCTACATTAGCTGTTCTTTTCCATGATTCAGGTAATTACAGTCTAAAATGAGTGCATCTGACAGGTGAACATCCACATCGCTGTGCTTTAACTCAACATAATTAATCCTTCATTCTACCTGGGGTTGACATTCACATAGTAGCTACATCAGTATTGTGAGTGGAAAAGTGCTCAGcttagtgtgtgtctgtttacGTCAGAGACTCAATGGGAGTGACGTCTGCTCTAATGGTTTTGCCTACGAAATAATGAAATAAGTGGAAAAGGAGCTTAGACAGATAAACAACGATATCTAGCACACTTCTTTCTGTGCCAACTGAAATGTTGACTTTTTTTCATTTTAAAGCGGTTGTCGGCTGAATAAATACTGCCTTACTCAAGTAAGACAATACCTGAATTTCTATCACCTGTTCATTGATATCCTCTGTGCATTCTGTTTAGGATAATCTCCAGGGACCTGGGGGTATTCAGAGCAGAGGGTACTTCTTATATCGGGTATGAATACACACATTCAGGGAACAGGCATTAACTCAATTACAACGTTTATTTGATTTCATACATCAGTAACATTTGTTTTTCTTTCTTACAGCCAAGAAATGGAAGAAGATCCCGAGAATTTGAGTAAATGTAAGGTTTGGGGTATTTCTCATTGCCATTATCATTAGTAAACACTGCTGTAACACTGATGTACATTTACTAGTGTACCCTGAAAGGGTTGGgaatgggggaaaaaaacatatCAAACCTTAATCTGACAGAGTGGGGAGGCAGGTTTCCATGAAACTCtttggttattattactgtgaaAACATTTATTATTGAGTTCGTAGCCTTCTGTGTTTGTACTTGCATGGCCTTGACCCTTTAAAACAACGTGTTACAGAGTCCCTACTATACGTTGTACAGACATGACATGCTCAGACTGTCCAGAGAACCGAACAGGCACAACCATCATAGAGCGGTCCAGACCTCCACCAAAACGATGTTGAAAGAATGAAGAAACAAAATGAAGAACAAAGAACTGAGAGTCTAAGTAAACTAATATTTGTTTGTCCAAAAGTCTTAGTTGTGTTTTGATCATGTGTCTTTTGAATTAAAAGCATTGTTATATGGTTATCTTTGTGGTGGCATTATTTTGCAAAAAGACAGATACTGCTTATGAAACTTGCACAAAGAGGTCCTGACGCAACTGGAAAATTGTCAGTGAACACACAagaggagtgtgtttgtgtttgtgtgtgtgtgtgtgagctgaaaTACTCTTGACCATACTTAGTGTGCTCAAAAAAATAATGTCTCTCTCTGAAACATTTCCTATGACACAAGATTGAGATCTCACCCAAAACTATTATGTTGCACCCGCATTCTGGAATTAAACTCTACCTTTCAAACAGACGAAAGACCAGAAAGGCTGTTTATAGTCTCAAAATACCAAAACCTCATTGTTTCAGCTACCAACTATTACATTCAGGTGAAGAAGTAAACTCATTCGGATGACTTACTAAttgtatttacagtgccttgcgagagtatttggcccccttgaactttgcgaccttttgccacatttcaggcttcaaacataaagatataaaactgtatttttttgtgaagaatcaacaacaagtgggacacaatcatgaagtggaacgacattttaacaaatcaaaaactgaaaatttgggcgtgcaaaattattcagcccctttactttcagtgcagcaaactctctccagaagttcagtgaggatctctgaatgatccaatgttgacctaaatgactaatgatgataaatacaatccacctgtgtgtaatcaagtctccgtataaatgcacctgcactgtgatagtctcagaggtccgttaaaagcgcagagagcatcatgaagaacaaggaacacaccaggcaggtccgagatactgttgtgaagaagtttaaagccggatttggatacaaaaagatttcccaagctttaaacatcccaaggagcactgtgcaagcgataatattgaaatggaaggagtatcagaccactgcaaatctaccaagaccttgccgtccctctaaactttcagctcatacaaggagaagactgatcagagatgcagccaagaggcccatgatcactctggatgaactgcacagatctacagctgaggtgggagactctgtccataggacaacaatcagttgtatattgcacaaatctggcctttatggaagaatggcaagaagaaagccatttcttaaagatatccataaaaagtgtcgtttaaagtttgccacaagccacctgggagacacaccaaacatgtggaagaaggtgctctggtcagatgaaaccaaaattgaactttttggcaacaatgcaaaacgttatgtttggcgtaaaagcaacacagctcatcaccctgaccacaccatccccactgtcaaacatggtggtggcagcatcatggtttgggcctggcagggacagggaagatttaaaattgatgggaagatggatggagccaaatacaggaccattctggaagaaaacctgatggagtctgcaaaagacctgagactgggacggagatttgtcttccaataagacaatgatccaaaacataaagcaaaatctacaatggaatggttcaaaaataaacatatccaggtgttagaatggccaagtcaaagtccagacctgaatccaatcgagaatctgtggaaagaactgaaaactgctgttcacaaatgctctccatccaatctcactgagctcgagctgttttgcaaggaggaatgggaaaaaatttcagtctctcgatgtgcaaaactgatagagacataccccaagcgacttacagctgtaatcgcagcaaaaggtggcgctacaaagtattaacttaagggggctgaataattttgcacgcccaatttttcagtttttgatttgttaaaaaagtttgaaatatccaataaatgtcgttccacttcatgattgtgtcccacttgttgttgattcttcacaaaaaaatacagttttatatctttatgtttgaagcctgaattgtggcaaaaggttgcaaagttcaagggggccgaatactttcgcaaggcactgtaccttatAGCATTGAAGCTTTATTAATGGTTTTGTTAATTAGGAAAATATTTGTGGAGAGTCAGGTCTGGAATATGGAATAAAAATGTATACTTTGTTTTTGTGACCTAGTAACTATTATCAGACTTAACACACACAGCAGTGGCTGTATGATCGATAATGACACTACACAAATAACGTGTATCTCTTTCCTTTCTGGTTTCTCACCCACTGTGGGATTATTTCTTGAAAGAAGTAGCTGGAAGGCTGTGGACTGATCGTGACCCATGAGCAGGCTGCTGTGTCCTGGAAAGCTAGATCTgggtaggggatggaggaggtTGGGAGTGTGAAGCAACAAGACACCCCACAAGACAAGTCTCTGAGTGTGAGAACTCCGCCAAGCGGGAAGCATGTGTTCAGTCAACAGCCAGAATGCTCTGCCAAAGGGTGAGAAGAGCTGGTAAAATATAATACCTCCCAGCTGTACATAATATTGTACCAGATAAAACAGAAGACGAACACACATTTGTATCTGATGCAAGGATCAATTCACTTCTGTGTGGATCAAATATTTGACCATGGCGCTATCTAGTGGTAGTAAAAAGAACATCTCAGAAAGCACAGTCATATCTTCAGCACCAAGCCCATCCCAAGGCAATATTACATTCCTTTAAGACTGTTGAAAACCTTGACCCTAAAGGGAGATAGGTTGGTCCCTTTCATTGATCAAACTGACAATATGACAAATTCTTTGTTTTGTGGGAGATGCAAGGGCTCTAGAGTggggcagtggtctaagacactgcatagcagtgtaagaggtgtcactgcagtacctggtttgaatccaggctgcatcacatccgcctttgattgggagtcccataggg
Proteins encoded in this window:
- the nmu gene encoding neuromedin-U, whose amino-acid sequence is MKTSQCQTRVSQSGSASYMSSLSTRAMNPLSSASLILLVLLISAIPICKSSPIQQQRATLDQYQLLNQLEDVCSSYLSADLPFRIPNVLGELCVLMPVQKSKKGWDNPSKRFLFHYVKQQGAGLTEEASPVMHPLLQLVPQLHTRRERGEEFVFRDNLQGPGGIQSRGYFLYRPRNGRRSREFE